The Metabacillus litoralis genome contains a region encoding:
- a CDS encoding TetR/AcrR family transcriptional regulator, translated as MNERKIRVIKKAHQLFIEKGFQATSIQDILDFSNISKGTFYNYFSSKNELLIAIFSSIYKKIEEERSSLLIGKDPADLEIFIDQVKLHMEINRKNNLFKLLEEVTFIKDEELNQAIKKGQWLTIRWTYKRFIELYGKEKQPYLLDCAIMFLGILQQNMRYYSLAYESNRDYDFVVRYSVKRMKSIVDEVYEKKEQLFKPELVERLIGDKNNSKYSQELLIQTISDLKKIIQVEENHNKYTELLEFIQEELTEAKHPRQHLLSISLDTIQANKQIAETEEFQKLQNLISGT; from the coding sequence ATGAATGAACGAAAAATACGGGTGATTAAAAAAGCGCATCAATTATTTATTGAAAAAGGATTTCAAGCAACATCCATACAAGATATTTTAGATTTCAGCAATATTTCTAAAGGAACATTCTATAATTATTTTTCTTCCAAAAACGAATTGTTAATTGCGATTTTTTCATCTATTTATAAAAAAATTGAAGAAGAGAGAAGCTCCTTATTAATTGGAAAAGACCCAGCAGATCTTGAAATCTTTATCGATCAAGTAAAGCTTCATATGGAAATAAACCGAAAAAATAATCTCTTCAAACTCCTTGAGGAAGTTACGTTCATTAAGGATGAGGAATTAAACCAAGCAATTAAAAAGGGACAATGGCTAACGATAAGATGGACGTACAAGAGGTTTATCGAGTTATATGGGAAAGAAAAACAACCTTATCTATTGGATTGTGCAATTATGTTTTTGGGGATACTTCAACAAAACATGAGGTATTATTCATTAGCCTATGAATCAAACCGTGATTATGATTTTGTTGTAAGGTACAGTGTTAAGAGAATGAAATCAATAGTAGATGAAGTATATGAAAAGAAAGAGCAACTATTTAAGCCTGAACTAGTTGAAAGGCTAATAGGAGATAAAAATAACAGTAAATATTCACAGGAATTACTAATCCAAACTATTTCAGACTTAAAGAAAATAATCCAAGTGGAAGAAAACCATAATAAATACACCGAGCTTCTCGAATTCATACAAGAGGAATTAACAGAAGCAAAACATCCAAGACAACACTTACTATCAATCTCTCTGGACACCATACAAGCAAATAAACAAATCGCAGAAACAGAAGAATTCCAAAAACTACAAAATTTAATAAGTGGGACATAG
- a CDS encoding DHA2 family efflux MFS transporter permease subunit produces the protein MEQTVNKQQEQRPPYGLLAVLMVAAFIAFLNNTLLNIALPSIMNDLKVEASTVQWLTTGYMLVNGILIPTTAFLIQKYSVRKLFIAALGLFLTGTILAGVAHEFSILLIGRMTQASGSAILMPLLMNVMLVSFPVEKRGAAMGVFGLILMGAPAIGPTLSGWLVEHYNWRMLFHFVTPIAVIVFLLGIFLIKDKKQTVNITLDYFSVVLSSVGFGGLLYGFSSAGNKGWDSPYVYGTIAAGVIGLAWFILRQIRQEKPMLNFKIFKYPMYALSVSISMVVTMAMFSGMLLLPIYTQNLRGITPFDAGLMLLPGAIMMAVMSPINGRLFDKYGGRVLAIIGLTITVITSYFFSQLTLETTYTNLVILYTVRMFGMSMVMMPVSTNGLNQLPAKYYPHGTAMNNTLQQVSGAIGTALLVTAMSNRAETRGQELAEEATKNASSMTTQPTAEQIAQMKQQIMMQSTLDGINFAFYISVFIAALALFLAFFIKRAKQADDIIESKEAMKAMPKLADNN, from the coding sequence ATGGAACAAACAGTAAATAAACAACAAGAACAACGACCACCATATGGCCTATTAGCTGTATTAATGGTTGCTGCATTCATAGCGTTTTTAAATAATACACTATTGAATATTGCCCTGCCATCGATTATGAACGATTTAAAGGTTGAGGCTTCAACTGTTCAATGGCTAACAACTGGTTATATGCTAGTAAATGGAATTTTAATTCCAACAACAGCTTTTTTAATTCAAAAATATTCCGTGCGAAAGCTCTTTATTGCAGCGCTAGGATTATTTTTAACTGGAACAATTTTAGCTGGGGTTGCTCATGAATTTTCAATCTTATTAATAGGGAGAATGACGCAAGCATCAGGCTCGGCCATTTTAATGCCACTATTAATGAATGTCATGTTAGTAAGCTTCCCTGTTGAAAAACGAGGAGCAGCAATGGGAGTATTCGGACTGATCTTAATGGGAGCTCCAGCAATTGGACCAACATTATCAGGCTGGCTTGTAGAACATTATAATTGGAGAATGTTATTCCACTTTGTTACTCCAATTGCAGTAATCGTGTTTTTATTAGGTATATTTTTAATTAAAGACAAAAAGCAAACAGTAAATATTACGTTGGATTATTTTTCTGTGGTCCTCTCAAGCGTAGGGTTTGGGGGATTACTTTACGGATTTAGCTCTGCAGGAAACAAAGGCTGGGACAGTCCATATGTTTATGGAACAATCGCAGCTGGAGTGATTGGCTTAGCATGGTTTATCTTAAGACAAATTAGACAAGAAAAGCCGATGTTGAACTTTAAAATATTCAAATACCCAATGTATGCACTGTCTGTATCCATTTCAATGGTTGTAACAATGGCCATGTTTTCTGGGATGCTTTTATTGCCAATTTATACACAAAACTTACGTGGTATCACACCATTTGATGCTGGATTAATGTTATTGCCAGGTGCCATTATGATGGCAGTGATGTCACCTATTAACGGAAGACTTTTTGATAAATATGGCGGTCGTGTTTTAGCCATTATCGGCTTAACTATTACTGTCATAACAAGCTACTTCTTTAGTCAGTTAACACTAGAAACAACATACACAAATTTAGTCATTCTTTACACAGTTCGTATGTTCGGTATGTCTATGGTTATGATGCCAGTATCAACTAATGGTTTAAATCAATTACCTGCAAAGTATTACCCACATGGAACTGCGATGAACAATACACTTCAACAAGTCTCAGGTGCAATTGGGACAGCACTCCTTGTTACAGCCATGTCAAATCGTGCTGAAACAAGAGGTCAAGAGCTAGCTGAAGAAGCAACCAAAAATGCTAGTAGCATGACGACACAGCCAACAGCTGAGCAAATTGCCCAAATGAAACAACAAATTATGATGCAATCAACATTAGACGGTATTAACTTTGCTTTCTATATTTCCGTATTTATTGCTGCACTTGCCCTTTTCTTAGCATTCTTCATTAAAAGAGCGAAGCAAGCAGATGATATTATTGAAAGCAAAGAAGCGATGAAGGCTATGCCGAAGTTGGCAGATAACAATTGA
- a CDS encoding alpha-L-arabinofuranosidase C-terminal domain-containing protein, translating to MTEIKNRLIAHYRFNDAENIGKDLSGLGNDAVLEGTSKPIIESVGGRLAITLAGGENGSSYMKLPAGFLRDINDATGITVSTWVYLKKGTNVWERLFDFGKNASGPYLFLSRNLRGVCFSDGDLVADAGRTYASGEWIHVAMSVKGTEGGTLSSAGPVIYVNGEVAADGTISQTSSGTYKKLRNWFETFSDPTGYGNNFIGRSQHEVDPDFNGSLTDFRVYKAGLTQDEVIEVMCESLTDGEIVQLAKDKYLSFPITVVTKDVSLPSSLMGGKVSVSWNSSNQAVLSNEGVVGDVTIPKGVTLTAILNKGDDTTEKDFSVSVLPKWVPSHHLTIDGSQDVIDISKTLYGLFYEDINNAADGGIYAELIQNRSFESFVFDTYSHASGECGCSSGRNHEPLHAWFGDIENVIVNNRGGLNEFFGITDQDVNSHYITVPNGSTITNRGFTDSNNHCAMFIRKENLYDFTIWAKSEHGGSITLQLQNQDGDEISDSITVRIESGNNWKKYGVESKISLTGSKTVLGQLALTFHGEISIDMVSLMPRDVWGAGEEERSTTAHTNYKGNPNYRLRKDLVNALVDLHPTFLRFPGGCISEGSYIWDNVYEWKDSVGDIELRKENFNVWGYMMTMGLGYMEYFQLAEDLNATPLPVMACGVLCQARSDYVHPAGGELRDTFVKSFTDLIDFAINTDFEQNEWAALRKSMGHAAPFDLHYLGVGNENWGTEFFANFENFKAAIDEYMDKHYPGYELHIISTVGAQADDDAYQDGWKFLSGNLSGSATVNFTDGKTVTEEKVTWYEKQPNYMDTIADEHYYRSNEYLLNNADRYNYYYRAYQPDGNLDERETSKVFVGEFASTDKNTLAGAIAEAAIMTGFEKNSDVVRLAAYAPLFNKVLTDGTYRWTPDLIWFDDESVWYTPNYYVQHLFARYLGDKLLGTSFSSYQNGRLTELTPRRGIEIAAGNAEVHVKSVRVIDNKSEKILLDQDFTKDLNAAWEIIPGSVGYKIDREKGLVLQAQNGGLNGLYIINESWTNYRVEVNATKAGGSDGFYVGVGLTDISPEKKNVLEYAIGYNGNATGVKVYKEGVQGYMLGDYSSSTAAGNLRSSCYEELTDHTPYTITVQYGGETGDRLICSYTDGTFTSKVLDYKLEAYNSDIFNSVTKDDQHVYVKLVNADPFEKTTKISLKDIHVAADGKMVTVTGDESLVHTPNVNKKNAEKVVPFESTIKVDNHSTVVTLAANSVNIIILDKL from the coding sequence ATGACAGAAATTAAAAATAGACTCATTGCTCATTATCGTTTTAATGATGCAGAAAATATCGGAAAAGATCTCTCAGGTCTTGGGAATGATGCAGTACTAGAAGGAACATCAAAACCAATAATAGAATCCGTAGGTGGGAGATTAGCAATAACGCTTGCAGGAGGAGAAAATGGCTCTTCTTATATGAAACTTCCGGCAGGTTTTCTAAGGGATATAAATGATGCTACAGGAATTACAGTTTCTACCTGGGTTTACTTAAAAAAAGGAACAAATGTATGGGAGAGGCTTTTCGATTTTGGTAAAAATGCATCTGGACCATACCTTTTCTTATCACGAAATTTACGCGGTGTTTGTTTTTCAGACGGAGATCTCGTGGCTGATGCCGGGAGAACTTACGCTTCTGGAGAATGGATACATGTGGCAATGTCGGTGAAAGGAACAGAAGGCGGGACATTGAGCAGCGCTGGACCTGTTATATACGTAAACGGTGAAGTAGCTGCGGATGGAACGATCAGTCAAACTTCGAGTGGTACATATAAAAAATTACGGAACTGGTTCGAAACGTTCTCAGATCCAACAGGCTACGGCAATAATTTTATTGGACGTTCACAGCATGAAGTGGACCCAGATTTTAATGGTTCTTTAACAGATTTTCGCGTTTATAAAGCCGGTTTAACGCAAGATGAAGTCATTGAAGTTATGTGTGAATCTCTTACTGATGGTGAAATCGTTCAACTTGCAAAAGACAAATATTTATCTTTTCCTATCACAGTTGTTACAAAGGACGTTTCTTTACCATCATCACTTATGGGTGGGAAAGTTTCTGTATCTTGGAACTCAAGTAATCAAGCTGTCTTATCAAATGAAGGTGTAGTAGGGGACGTTACCATTCCAAAAGGTGTGACATTAACAGCCATTTTAAACAAAGGAGATGACACGACTGAAAAAGATTTTTCTGTATCAGTACTTCCTAAATGGGTTCCTTCACACCATCTAACCATTGACGGAAGCCAAGATGTGATAGATATTAGCAAAACATTATATGGATTGTTTTATGAAGATATCAACAATGCAGCTGATGGTGGTATTTATGCCGAGCTTATTCAAAATCGCTCATTCGAGTCATTTGTATTTGATACCTATTCACATGCTTCTGGTGAGTGTGGCTGCTCTTCAGGTAGAAACCATGAACCATTGCATGCTTGGTTTGGTGATATTGAAAACGTAATCGTTAACAATAGGGGAGGTTTAAACGAGTTCTTTGGGATTACCGACCAAGATGTGAACTCTCATTATATAACCGTACCGAATGGTAGCACGATAACTAACAGAGGATTTACTGATTCTAACAATCATTGTGCTATGTTTATTAGAAAAGAGAATTTATACGATTTTACGATCTGGGCTAAATCTGAACATGGAGGATCCATTACACTTCAGCTACAAAATCAGGATGGTGATGAGATTAGTGATAGTATAACAGTCCGAATAGAAAGCGGTAACAATTGGAAGAAATACGGTGTTGAATCCAAAATTTCATTAACTGGTAGCAAAACAGTACTAGGTCAGCTTGCTTTAACTTTTCATGGTGAGATTTCCATCGATATGGTTTCCTTAATGCCTAGAGATGTGTGGGGAGCTGGTGAGGAAGAACGATCAACTACAGCTCATACAAATTATAAGGGAAATCCAAATTATCGATTAAGAAAAGATTTAGTGAATGCTCTAGTAGACTTACATCCTACATTTCTACGTTTTCCTGGTGGCTGTATATCTGAAGGCTCTTATATTTGGGATAATGTATATGAATGGAAAGATTCTGTAGGCGATATTGAGTTACGGAAAGAGAACTTTAATGTATGGGGTTATATGATGACGATGGGGTTAGGATATATGGAATATTTCCAATTAGCTGAAGACCTTAATGCAACTCCATTACCTGTTATGGCTTGTGGTGTACTTTGTCAGGCACGTTCAGATTATGTCCATCCTGCTGGTGGAGAGCTTAGAGATACGTTTGTTAAAAGTTTTACAGATTTAATTGATTTTGCAATCAATACTGATTTTGAACAGAACGAATGGGCAGCTTTACGTAAAAGTATGGGTCATGCAGCACCGTTTGATCTTCATTATTTAGGTGTTGGAAATGAGAACTGGGGTACGGAGTTTTTTGCGAACTTTGAAAACTTTAAAGCGGCTATTGATGAATATATGGACAAGCATTATCCTGGCTATGAATTGCATATTATCTCAACAGTCGGGGCACAAGCAGATGATGATGCTTATCAAGACGGTTGGAAGTTTCTAAGTGGAAATTTATCCGGATCTGCAACCGTGAATTTCACAGACGGTAAGACGGTAACAGAAGAAAAAGTTACTTGGTATGAAAAACAACCGAACTATATGGACACAATAGCTGACGAACATTATTACCGTTCTAATGAGTACCTGTTAAACAATGCAGATCGATACAATTATTATTACAGAGCTTATCAGCCGGACGGAAATCTTGATGAAAGAGAGACCTCGAAGGTATTTGTTGGCGAATTTGCTTCAACAGATAAAAATACATTAGCAGGAGCGATTGCTGAAGCAGCGATAATGACTGGGTTTGAAAAGAATTCAGATGTGGTAAGATTGGCTGCCTATGCACCGTTATTTAACAAAGTGTTAACAGACGGAACATATCGCTGGACACCAGATTTGATTTGGTTTGACGATGAAAGTGTTTGGTACACGCCGAACTATTATGTTCAGCATCTTTTTGCCAGATATCTTGGTGATAAATTGCTTGGTACTTCGTTTTCGTCTTACCAAAATGGACGTCTAACAGAGCTCACTCCACGTAGAGGTATTGAAATTGCGGCAGGTAATGCTGAAGTCCATGTGAAGAGTGTAAGAGTGATAGATAATAAGAGTGAAAAAATACTTCTCGATCAGGACTTCACAAAAGACTTGAATGCTGCATGGGAAATCATTCCTGGTTCAGTTGGTTACAAAATTGACCGAGAAAAAGGGTTGGTTTTACAGGCTCAAAATGGTGGATTAAACGGGTTATATATCATAAACGAAAGTTGGACCAACTATAGAGTTGAAGTGAATGCAACAAAAGCTGGTGGTTCCGACGGTTTTTATGTAGGGGTAGGTCTTACAGATATTTCTCCTGAGAAAAAGAATGTTCTAGAATATGCTATAGGTTATAACGGAAATGCTACTGGTGTGAAAGTTTATAAAGAAGGCGTTCAAGGGTATATGCTAGGTGACTATTCATCAAGTACAGCAGCTGGTAATTTGCGATCAAGCTGCTATGAAGAGCTGACAGATCATACTCCATACACTATTACCGTTCAATATGGAGGTGAAACAGGGGACCGACTTATCTGCTCATACACAGATGGCACGTTTACAAGTAAGGTGCTAGATTATAAGTTAGAGGCTTATAACAGTGATATTTTCAATTCGGTTACAAAAGATGACCAACATGTTTATGTTAAATTAGTAAATGCCGATCCATTTGAAAAAACAACGAAGATTTCATTGAAGGACATCCATGTAGCGGCTGATGGAAAAATGGTAACAGTGACAGGAGATGAATCTCTTGTTCACACACCAAATGTTAACAAAAAGAACGCTGAGAAGGTTGTGCCATTTGAATCAACCATTAAAGTTGATAACCACTCTACCGTTGTTACGTTAGCAGCAAATTCAGTTAATATCATTATATTAGATAAACTATAA